One region of Sulfuriroseicoccus oceanibius genomic DNA includes:
- a CDS encoding AAA family ATPase: MSAADETFHQDVAMSDEKKPEDQPDKTKKDEPQMPPGMPSPEEIAKQLEEVMKNGFGGGGFMPFGGGPQTQTVEPEESDEVDAVDPFQDVFDFNLLPRDIKAHLDRFVIRQDDAKRALGIAVCDHYNHAKFLRSLEEEDPEAAKEVEFMKQNVMIIGPTGVGKTYLVKHIADLIGVPFVKADATKFSETGYVGGDVDDLVRELVRKADGDVDLAEYGIIYIDEIDKLASRGGNTMGRDVSGRGVQTTLLKLMEETEVPLRNPMDMQSQMAAMMEMQSGGKKRKQSINTRHILFIVSGAFSGLDTVINRRVRQGQIGFGAERVVQSDDDNEVLKQATTQDFIEYGFEAEFIGRLPVRVVCSPLPADALFSIMKESEGSLIRQYEREFEAYGISVRFTDDALRLIAEQAAAEKTGARGLLTVGERLLRGFKFSLPGSDVSELVIDEECVRDPEKVLAGYVERSKAVSLGKLSEDAAVFCRSFEEKAGIELVFDESALAAIADLVEEETKTPQQILRTRLKDFHFALKLIEGNTGRSSFVVNRQAIDDPDKYLSELVVKSYRDGSSEAGAGA, from the coding sequence ATGTCTGCCGCAGATGAAACCTTCCACCAAGACGTAGCGATGAGCGACGAAAAGAAACCCGAAGACCAGCCAGACAAGACCAAGAAGGACGAGCCACAGATGCCTCCGGGTATGCCGAGTCCGGAAGAGATCGCCAAGCAGCTTGAGGAGGTGATGAAAAATGGTTTCGGAGGAGGTGGCTTCATGCCATTTGGCGGAGGCCCTCAGACTCAGACAGTCGAGCCAGAGGAATCCGATGAGGTGGATGCGGTGGATCCGTTCCAAGATGTCTTTGATTTCAATCTGCTGCCGCGCGACATCAAAGCGCATCTTGACCGGTTTGTGATCCGTCAGGATGACGCCAAGCGGGCATTGGGGATTGCGGTATGCGACCACTACAACCACGCGAAGTTTTTGCGTTCGCTTGAGGAGGAAGATCCCGAGGCTGCAAAAGAGGTCGAGTTCATGAAGCAGAACGTCATGATCATCGGTCCGACAGGTGTGGGTAAGACTTATCTGGTGAAACACATTGCCGACCTGATTGGGGTGCCGTTTGTCAAAGCGGACGCCACCAAGTTCTCCGAGACGGGCTATGTCGGTGGTGACGTCGATGACTTGGTGCGCGAGCTCGTGCGCAAGGCGGACGGCGACGTCGATCTGGCCGAGTACGGCATTATTTACATCGACGAAATCGACAAGCTGGCGAGCCGCGGAGGCAACACGATGGGGCGTGATGTGTCGGGCCGCGGGGTGCAGACGACCTTGCTCAAACTGATGGAGGAGACAGAAGTCCCGCTGCGCAACCCAATGGACATGCAAAGCCAGATGGCGGCGATGATGGAGATGCAGAGCGGCGGCAAGAAGCGCAAGCAGTCGATCAACACCCGACACATTTTGTTCATCGTCAGCGGTGCTTTCTCCGGGCTTGATACCGTGATCAACCGCAGGGTGCGTCAGGGGCAGATTGGATTCGGTGCTGAGCGGGTGGTTCAGTCGGATGACGACAACGAAGTTCTCAAGCAGGCAACGACCCAGGATTTCATTGAATACGGATTCGAGGCGGAGTTTATCGGTCGATTGCCGGTGCGCGTGGTGTGCAGCCCACTCCCGGCAGACGCACTCTTCAGCATCATGAAAGAGTCCGAGGGGAGTTTGATCCGTCAATACGAGCGCGAGTTCGAAGCCTACGGAATCAGCGTGCGCTTCACTGACGATGCGTTGCGCTTGATTGCCGAGCAAGCTGCGGCGGAGAAGACCGGGGCGCGAGGACTGCTGACGGTGGGTGAGCGATTGCTCCGTGGGTTCAAGTTCTCGCTGCCGGGCAGCGACGTCAGCGAGTTGGTGATCGACGAGGAATGTGTGCGCGATCCCGAGAAAGTGTTGGCAGGTTATGTCGAGCGCAGCAAGGCGGTGAGCTTGGGCAAGCTGAGCGAGGATGCTGCGGTTTTCTGCCGCAGTTTCGAAGAGAAGGCGGGAATCGAGCTCGTGTTCGACGAGTCGGCATTGGCTGCCATTGCCGACCTGGTGGAAGAGGAGACCAAGACGCCACAGCAGATTCTGCGCACGCGTTTGAAGGACTTCCACTTCGCGCTCAAGCTGATCGAGGGCAACACAGGGCGCTCGTCATTCGTGGTGAACCGTCAGGCGATTGACGATCCTGACAAATATCTCAGTGAGCTCGTGGTGAAGTCGTATCGCGATGGATCGTCCGAGGCGGGTGCCGGAGCTTGA
- a CDS encoding DUF423 domain-containing protein, producing the protein MARFIIAGINGAIAVAAGASGAHGKWAEHLDEIGRLDQWQTGVHYQMVHAVVLLVLALAIRVMPDSRAARIAFALIFAGVFLFSGSLYVLCMTDVSKWGAVTPFGGLSMIAGWIACCFCSKRQK; encoded by the coding sequence ATGGCTCGGTTCATCATCGCTGGCATTAATGGCGCAATCGCTGTGGCCGCCGGAGCATCTGGCGCTCACGGGAAATGGGCGGAGCACCTGGATGAGATCGGTCGCCTTGATCAATGGCAGACCGGAGTCCACTACCAGATGGTGCACGCCGTCGTGCTGCTGGTGCTCGCGCTGGCCATCCGGGTGATGCCGGATTCGCGAGCGGCCCGCATCGCGTTCGCGTTGATTTTTGCCGGAGTGTTTTTGTTCTCTGGCAGCTTGTATGTCCTCTGCATGACCGACGTCTCGAAGTGGGGGGCGGTTACTCCTTTCGGCGGACTCTCCATGATCGCAGGATGGATCGCATGCTGCTTCTGCAGCAAGCGGCAAAAGTGA
- a CDS encoding SixA phosphatase family protein: MKLTLLRHATAQDHHECPDSERKLIDKGIRQSHQAAAFASTHGMKPDLVLTSPLVRAHQTAAIFCEDLQLEPPSVCQWLSAGARPQDMLEELQAYEAFDHIVIVGHNPDFSELANCLLDARAGAIRVKKASLIQFELYAFRTGGGTLNFALPSALMSHH, translated from the coding sequence ATGAAGCTCACGCTACTCCGTCACGCCACAGCCCAAGACCACCATGAGTGCCCGGATTCTGAGCGCAAGTTGATCGACAAAGGTATTCGTCAATCGCATCAAGCCGCCGCCTTCGCTTCTACGCATGGAATGAAGCCGGACTTGGTTCTGACCAGCCCGCTGGTGCGCGCGCACCAAACGGCCGCGATCTTCTGTGAGGACTTGCAGTTGGAGCCACCGTCGGTTTGTCAGTGGCTCTCAGCTGGAGCAAGACCGCAAGACATGCTGGAGGAACTGCAGGCGTACGAGGCTTTCGATCACATCGTGATCGTCGGCCACAATCCGGACTTTTCAGAGCTGGCAAACTGCCTGCTCGATGCCCGGGCCGGCGCGATTCGCGTCAAAAAGGCATCGCTCATTCAGTTTGAGCTCTACGCATTCCGCACCGGCGGCGGAACTCTGAACTTCGCTCTGCCCAGCGCGCTGATGTCCCATCATTAA
- a CDS encoding ATP-binding cassette domain-containing protein yields MARKQPPSPRETDPAASRDEQGASRRGSRRLDESLMPGGLRFGRRLWNRMRRRMKGEREPLLQSNLPLLIRVFAGFTQMDGEVAEEEVDSILGFLRYDYPETLYGELRGLYVQALNERQDLPTMAEELAGLMTDEAKLLLGVQLYTLVSRAGFKGESLVTFYLFMTNLGIASEAVDIVYQLSGEHHRDVAAPIDGMHTPLESITMGGSDSCDVFLDGVAETTRLAAFRLERLILLKNVGSDPVFARGHRLKEGDFCRLYEAQQVVMGETVVTTADLEFYFNASKDISANRLFLHAGREGQLIVEKKQSRQTEIVVTFGLRVQVTAIAPTGITLGGEILVRGEAVQATLRDRLILPNATQVLIDDLRRRSREMGGRFELEADKTEYLVSNNPDRLGAGDILLSPGAPGEILLRISCDYSARTGELEILESPLPISVEGVPAKQTTKLYDGDAITLGEGQFLRCQFSDRIIEEERNIISDLEMREITHGFRKNETALDAVSFAARRGEMICVMGPSGCGKSTLLRILAGHLRPQEGRVLLNGIDLFDEEETLRHYISFMPQDDAFDPLLTVEENVACAAAFRAPHHSSSERRRRVDAKLAELGLRERRSRLAGSAESKSLSGGERKRLNIGMDVIGISDVYLFDEPTSGLSSKDSEYVLDIIRGMAHNKIILVSIHQPSARLFYRFHKALLLDHGGKMAFFGTPRQMLTYFQRAEAEERARLPVGVRGQSLSTDPLSIDPSNSVPNAQQNQPDFIFDVLETPLRDPDGEVIYEEDNRGRVKPARRFPPSFWGDRFQSFRILKDVGEIPDPIDASLVSSRAERALPVKPKLRVRDEFVLFATHLKRSFLSKLRNRGNLVTTLLEAPALALLVATTMRYSEEGDYTFGSAFHLPTYLFLSLVVAMFLGLTNSADEIIRDRGILRRERNHFARHLYYVSGKYLSLGVFSVVQCLIYLWIGNAVLEIRDMLGWQLIWMLSANLIGVMIGLFVSSLVKDAKTALNIVPVVLVPQIILGGALIKYEEMNRSFSNAPFFRTAESVANDEDPSSRLEVPLICEFMPLRWVYEGMIVSMADHNPLSAAIHEVDAKDAYYKETYPKGTLTRDQLDDWRRWKSSRPILMGLAAQEPDEVRDRIEDVLVDLRNGTFDDLAYLDEEFDESWTEASDLYWNEKTRLLFTNAEVERLDIYREKMPNVFFGSKKLYLGQKWDTRWVNLLVVGVSLLGGFLFSVARVRYMVNRN; encoded by the coding sequence ATGGCTCGCAAACAACCACCATCACCCAGAGAGACTGATCCTGCAGCGTCGCGCGACGAGCAGGGAGCGTCACGTCGCGGTTCGCGCCGGCTGGATGAGAGCTTGATGCCGGGAGGTTTGCGCTTCGGGCGGCGGTTGTGGAACCGAATGCGCCGTCGAATGAAGGGTGAGCGCGAACCTTTGCTTCAGAGTAACCTGCCGCTGCTGATCCGTGTGTTCGCGGGCTTCACCCAGATGGACGGGGAAGTGGCGGAAGAAGAGGTCGACTCCATTCTTGGCTTCTTGCGCTACGACTACCCGGAGACTCTCTACGGCGAGCTGCGCGGGCTCTATGTGCAAGCGCTGAACGAGCGGCAGGATCTGCCAACGATGGCCGAAGAGTTGGCAGGCTTGATGACCGATGAAGCGAAGCTGCTGCTCGGCGTGCAGCTTTACACATTGGTCTCAAGAGCCGGCTTCAAGGGCGAGAGCCTCGTTACGTTCTATCTTTTCATGACCAACCTCGGAATCGCATCCGAGGCGGTGGACATCGTCTACCAGCTCAGCGGCGAGCACCATCGCGATGTCGCGGCTCCGATCGACGGCATGCACACGCCACTCGAGTCTATCACCATGGGCGGGAGCGACAGCTGTGATGTGTTTCTCGACGGCGTGGCGGAGACGACCCGATTGGCGGCATTTCGTTTGGAACGCTTGATTTTGCTCAAGAACGTGGGGTCGGATCCTGTGTTTGCTCGAGGCCACCGGCTCAAGGAAGGGGACTTTTGCCGATTGTACGAGGCACAGCAGGTGGTGATGGGGGAAACCGTGGTGACCACCGCGGACTTGGAGTTTTACTTCAACGCGAGCAAAGACATCAGCGCGAACCGCTTGTTCCTGCATGCCGGGCGTGAGGGACAGCTGATCGTAGAGAAGAAGCAATCGCGGCAGACAGAGATTGTCGTGACCTTTGGATTACGGGTGCAGGTGACGGCGATTGCGCCGACAGGGATCACGCTTGGCGGTGAGATTTTGGTGAGAGGTGAGGCGGTTCAGGCGACATTGCGGGACCGGTTGATCCTACCCAATGCGACCCAGGTTCTGATCGACGACCTGCGCAGGCGGTCGCGCGAGATGGGCGGGCGCTTCGAGCTTGAGGCGGACAAGACCGAGTACCTCGTGTCCAACAATCCGGATCGGTTGGGAGCGGGGGATATTCTGTTGTCACCCGGGGCGCCTGGGGAGATTTTGCTACGGATCAGCTGTGACTATTCCGCCCGCACAGGGGAGTTGGAGATTCTGGAGTCGCCGCTCCCGATCTCGGTGGAAGGGGTTCCCGCCAAGCAAACCACAAAGCTCTATGACGGTGACGCGATCACCTTGGGCGAGGGTCAGTTTTTGCGCTGTCAGTTCAGCGATCGCATCATCGAGGAAGAGCGTAATATCATCTCCGACTTGGAGATGCGTGAGATAACCCACGGATTCCGTAAAAACGAAACCGCGCTGGATGCGGTGTCGTTTGCAGCGCGGCGCGGGGAAATGATCTGCGTGATGGGACCGAGCGGCTGTGGAAAGTCGACCTTGCTGCGGATCCTCGCCGGCCACCTCCGACCGCAGGAAGGCCGGGTGCTCCTCAATGGCATCGATTTGTTTGATGAGGAGGAGACGCTGCGCCACTACATCAGCTTCATGCCGCAGGACGATGCGTTTGATCCGTTGCTAACGGTTGAAGAAAACGTGGCGTGTGCAGCGGCATTCAGGGCGCCTCACCATTCCTCCTCCGAGCGCAGACGGAGAGTGGACGCCAAGTTGGCGGAACTCGGGTTGCGCGAACGCCGCAGTCGATTGGCCGGATCCGCGGAGTCCAAGAGCTTGTCGGGCGGTGAGCGCAAGCGACTCAATATCGGCATGGACGTGATCGGCATTTCGGACGTCTATCTTTTCGATGAACCGACGTCTGGGCTTTCGTCCAAAGATTCGGAGTACGTTTTGGACATCATCCGTGGGATGGCGCACAACAAGATCATTCTGGTGTCGATTCACCAGCCGAGTGCTCGATTATTCTACCGTTTCCATAAGGCACTGCTGCTCGACCACGGGGGCAAGATGGCGTTCTTCGGCACGCCACGACAGATGTTGACCTACTTCCAGCGGGCCGAGGCGGAAGAACGTGCGCGCTTGCCGGTGGGGGTGCGCGGGCAGAGCTTGAGCACGGATCCGTTGTCGATTGATCCGTCCAACTCAGTACCCAACGCGCAGCAGAACCAGCCCGACTTTATTTTCGACGTACTGGAGACGCCACTGCGGGATCCGGATGGTGAGGTCATCTACGAAGAGGACAACCGCGGACGGGTGAAGCCCGCGCGGCGATTCCCTCCATCGTTCTGGGGTGACCGCTTCCAGTCGTTCCGGATCCTCAAGGATGTGGGCGAGATCCCGGACCCAATCGATGCCTCGTTAGTAAGCAGCAGAGCGGAGCGCGCGCTTCCAGTGAAGCCGAAGCTTCGGGTGCGCGATGAGTTCGTGCTCTTCGCCACGCACTTAAAGCGTTCGTTTTTGAGCAAGCTTCGCAACCGGGGGAACCTGGTGACGACCTTGCTTGAGGCTCCGGCACTGGCTTTGTTGGTGGCGACCACGATGCGCTATTCCGAGGAAGGAGACTACACCTTTGGTTCCGCATTCCACCTGCCGACCTATCTTTTCCTGTCGCTGGTTGTGGCGATGTTCCTCGGGCTGACCAACAGCGCGGACGAGATCATCCGCGACCGAGGGATCCTGCGACGTGAGCGCAACCATTTCGCACGCCACTTGTATTATGTGAGCGGCAAGTATTTGAGCCTTGGTGTGTTCTCGGTGGTCCAATGTTTGATCTACCTGTGGATCGGAAATGCGGTCTTGGAGATCCGCGACATGTTGGGGTGGCAGTTGATATGGATGCTTTCCGCGAATCTGATCGGCGTGATGATCGGGTTGTTTGTGTCGAGCTTGGTGAAGGACGCCAAGACGGCCCTTAACATTGTTCCGGTAGTTCTTGTGCCGCAGATTATCCTGGGCGGAGCATTGATCAAATACGAGGAGATGAACCGCAGCTTCAGCAATGCACCGTTCTTCCGCACCGCTGAGAGCGTGGCCAACGACGAAGACCCGTCGAGCCGACTCGAGGTACCATTGATCTGCGAATTCATGCCATTGCGCTGGGTTTACGAGGGGATGATCGTTTCGATGGCCGACCACAACCCATTGAGCGCCGCGATTCACGAGGTCGACGCGAAGGACGCCTATTATAAAGAGACGTATCCAAAGGGGACGCTGACGCGGGATCAGTTGGACGACTGGCGCCGTTGGAAGAGTTCGCGCCCAATCCTGATGGGATTGGCGGCACAAGAGCCCGACGAAGTGCGGGATCGAATTGAAGATGTGTTGGTAGACCTGCGCAATGGCACCTTTGATGACTTGGCGTACCTCGATGAGGAGTTCGATGAGAGCTGGACCGAAGCGAGCGATCTGTATTGGAATGAGAAGACTCGATTACTCTTCACCAACGCGGAGGTCGAGCGGTTGGATATCTACCGCGAGAAGATGCCGAACGTGTTCTTCGGTTCGAAGAAGCTCTACCTCGGCCAAAAGTGGGATACACGCTGGGTCAATCTATTGGTGGTCGGTGTCTCGCTGCTTGGTGGGTTCCTCTTCAGTGTGGCTCGTGTGCGCTACATGGTGAACCGCAATTAG
- the recR gene encoding recombination mediator RecR, with amino-acid sequence MAIDFPDSVRELVTRLKKLPGVGPRSAERIAVWLINQRSGEAGLLSGALAKVDQAVSLCRRCGFFMDEGACAACAAADRDRTVMCVVAQPTDVLSIERTGQFKGRYHVLGGTLSPLDNVTPEDLNIDELCRRCGEGSDVTEVVLALGSDVEGEATSHYLVERLVRDGLQVTRLAHGLPAGGGIDHADPLTLMRAFTDRRSV; translated from the coding sequence ATGGCGATTGATTTTCCCGACTCCGTGCGAGAACTGGTGACCCGGCTCAAAAAGCTGCCGGGGGTGGGACCGCGCAGTGCCGAACGTATCGCCGTTTGGTTGATCAACCAGCGCAGTGGCGAAGCGGGCCTGCTTTCCGGTGCGTTGGCGAAAGTCGACCAGGCGGTCAGCTTGTGCCGCCGCTGCGGTTTTTTCATGGATGAAGGGGCGTGCGCAGCATGTGCCGCTGCCGATCGCGACCGAACAGTGATGTGCGTGGTCGCCCAGCCGACGGACGTGCTGTCCATCGAGCGCACCGGACAGTTCAAAGGGCGCTATCATGTGCTTGGCGGGACATTGTCACCTTTGGACAATGTGACCCCGGAGGATCTGAACATCGACGAGTTGTGTCGTCGCTGCGGAGAGGGGTCAGACGTGACCGAGGTTGTGCTTGCTTTGGGCTCGGATGTTGAAGGTGAAGCAACGAGTCATTACCTGGTCGAGCGCCTGGTGCGCGACGGGCTACAAGTCACGCGTTTGGCACACGGTTTGCCAGCAGGTGGAGGGATCGATCACGCTGACCCTCTGACATTGATGCGCGCGTTCACCGACCGGCGTTCGGTTTGA
- the leuB gene encoding 3-isopropylmalate dehydrogenase → MSDQAIKVAVLAGDGIGPEVMTEAIRVLERVAELRNLSFEFDHQLVGGAAIDAAGCPLPDATVAACEAAGAILFGSVGGPKWEHLPPNDQPERGALLPLRKKFGLFANLRPSICLPALTHASPVRPDLIKDGFDVLCVRELTGGLYFGQPKFRKEEEGDILAVDTMVYRKSEIERIAHVGFQAAMTRDKRLTSVDKANVLENSILWRETVNEIAKQYPEVTVNHLYVDNAAMQLIRDAPNFDVLLTENLFGDILSDEMAMIAGSLGMLASASLGQTSGNGLYFGMFEPSGGSAPDLAGQGVANPIAQILSAALMLRFSFGLETEAKMIENAVAAAIADGFRTGDIMTDDASLRQVGTKEMGEAILSRISA, encoded by the coding sequence ATGAGCGATCAAGCGATCAAAGTAGCGGTGCTTGCCGGTGACGGCATCGGCCCAGAAGTCATGACCGAAGCGATCCGCGTCCTCGAGCGCGTGGCCGAGCTGCGTAACCTCAGTTTTGAGTTCGACCACCAGCTGGTCGGCGGTGCCGCAATTGACGCGGCCGGATGCCCATTGCCTGACGCTACAGTCGCGGCCTGCGAGGCTGCCGGAGCAATCCTTTTCGGCTCCGTAGGTGGCCCGAAGTGGGAGCACTTGCCGCCTAATGACCAGCCGGAGCGCGGCGCGTTGCTGCCTCTACGCAAAAAGTTCGGATTGTTCGCCAACTTGCGTCCATCCATCTGCCTGCCTGCATTGACCCACGCATCGCCGGTCCGCCCGGACTTGATCAAAGACGGCTTCGATGTGCTCTGCGTGCGCGAACTCACGGGCGGCTTGTACTTCGGTCAGCCTAAGTTCCGCAAGGAAGAGGAGGGGGACATCCTCGCAGTCGACACCATGGTCTACCGCAAGAGTGAGATCGAACGTATCGCTCACGTTGGCTTCCAGGCTGCCATGACTCGCGACAAGCGCCTCACATCGGTTGATAAGGCGAATGTCCTGGAGAACAGCATCCTGTGGCGTGAGACCGTGAACGAAATCGCCAAGCAATACCCAGAGGTGACAGTGAACCATCTTTACGTCGACAACGCGGCGATGCAGTTGATTCGCGACGCGCCAAACTTCGATGTTCTGCTGACCGAAAACCTGTTCGGCGACATCCTGAGTGATGAGATGGCGATGATTGCCGGATCGCTCGGAATGCTTGCCAGCGCGAGCCTGGGCCAGACGTCCGGCAACGGACTGTACTTCGGTATGTTCGAGCCAAGTGGCGGATCCGCTCCAGATCTCGCCGGTCAAGGTGTCGCGAATCCAATCGCACAAATCTTGTCGGCGGCACTCATGCTGCGCTTCTCGTTCGGACTCGAGACCGAGGCCAAGATGATTGAGAACGCAGTGGCCGCCGCCATCGCGGACGGATTCCGCACCGGCGACATCATGACCGACGATGCGTCGCTTCGCCAGGTCGGCACCAAAGAAATGGGTGAGGCAATCCTCAGCCGGATCAGCGCGTAA
- a CDS encoding beta-N-acetylhexosaminidase has translation MLASTPPSIIPKPSTLTLAENASGFTLGADTTIVHSPELKAEAALLADYLKPATGFELKTVGSAAGEGGVIELAMDPSMSDNTGAYSLAAKDGKVTITGTTPAAVFYGIQSLRQILPVEILSDEKVDGVEWSVPAVEVKDEPRFGWRGMHLDVGRHMFEVDDIKKFIDLLALHKLSNFHWHLTEDQGWRVEIKKYPKLTEVGAWRKSTPPYGDRSASDGKRYGGFYTQEQIKEIVAYAAERHITIVPEIDMPGHMAAAIASYPEFGNTDVPNYAPEVCTSWGVHPYVLSPTEETFQFVDDVLGEICELFPSEYIHIGGDEAPKTQWQQSKIAQDVIKREGLKDEHELQSYFIRRVEKMLNKRGRRLIGWDEIREGGLSPSATVMSWRGVGPGIASAKEGNDVVMAPNSHTYFDHYQAPSAQELAKGVEFEAIGGYLPITKLYDFDPVLPGQLTEEENDHVLGVQAQLWTEYMKTWDKVEYMAFPRVAALSEIAWTQPSQKDFKDFAGRLETMMKRYEALGVNAYSDPIPLPPQSLPGTSVDTSLPSHGEYHAVQAHDGKPDTVFWSSRGPQVNDHLTVRFDEPSKGGNIRVFTGGDGKHAGDTLRNGVVEVTSDDSKWVEVAKFDNGMATGEVPAGTLAVRMRATGNQENWLIVKEVVIEEVRRD, from the coding sequence ATGCTAGCTTCCACGCCTCCCAGCATCATCCCGAAACCATCCACACTGACCCTGGCTGAGAACGCCTCTGGATTCACCCTGGGTGCCGACACAACCATCGTTCACTCACCAGAGTTGAAGGCGGAGGCTGCATTACTGGCCGACTATTTGAAACCTGCCACTGGGTTTGAACTCAAGACGGTAGGTTCAGCTGCAGGTGAGGGCGGCGTGATCGAGCTCGCGATGGACCCGTCGATGAGCGACAACACCGGCGCCTACAGCCTGGCGGCGAAGGACGGAAAAGTGACCATCACCGGCACCACGCCAGCTGCGGTTTTCTACGGCATCCAGTCGCTGCGCCAGATCCTGCCAGTAGAGATTTTGTCGGATGAGAAAGTCGACGGAGTCGAGTGGTCTGTGCCAGCTGTGGAGGTCAAAGACGAGCCCCGCTTCGGCTGGCGTGGGATGCACTTGGACGTCGGCCGCCACATGTTCGAGGTCGACGACATCAAGAAGTTCATCGATTTGCTCGCGTTGCACAAGTTGAGCAACTTCCATTGGCACCTGACGGAAGATCAGGGGTGGCGGGTTGAGATCAAGAAGTATCCGAAGCTGACCGAAGTTGGCGCCTGGCGCAAGAGCACCCCTCCATACGGAGATCGCAGCGCGAGCGACGGCAAGCGCTATGGCGGTTTCTACACCCAGGAGCAGATTAAGGAGATCGTGGCTTATGCGGCAGAGCGCCACATCACGATCGTTCCAGAGATCGATATGCCGGGTCACATGGCGGCGGCGATTGCATCGTACCCTGAGTTCGGGAACACCGACGTGCCGAACTACGCACCGGAAGTCTGCACGTCGTGGGGAGTGCACCCTTACGTGTTGTCTCCAACCGAGGAAACATTCCAGTTCGTCGATGACGTTCTCGGTGAGATTTGCGAATTGTTCCCGTCAGAGTACATCCACATCGGTGGGGATGAAGCACCGAAGACGCAATGGCAACAGTCGAAGATCGCGCAGGACGTGATCAAGCGCGAGGGGCTCAAGGATGAGCACGAGCTGCAAAGCTACTTTATCCGCCGCGTCGAGAAGATGCTCAACAAGCGTGGGCGTCGACTGATCGGATGGGATGAGATTCGTGAAGGCGGGCTTTCACCAAGCGCTACCGTCATGTCGTGGCGCGGAGTTGGTCCGGGGATTGCTTCCGCCAAAGAGGGTAATGACGTGGTCATGGCTCCGAACAGTCACACGTATTTCGACCACTATCAGGCTCCAAGCGCCCAAGAGTTGGCGAAAGGGGTCGAGTTTGAAGCTATCGGCGGCTACCTCCCGATCACCAAGCTCTACGATTTCGATCCGGTGCTCCCAGGCCAGCTGACTGAAGAGGAGAACGACCATGTACTCGGCGTCCAGGCCCAGCTTTGGACTGAGTACATGAAGACCTGGGACAAGGTCGAATACATGGCATTCCCTCGTGTGGCAGCACTTTCGGAGATTGCCTGGACCCAGCCGTCGCAGAAGGACTTCAAGGACTTCGCAGGACGCCTTGAGACGATGATGAAGCGCTACGAGGCGCTCGGAGTAAACGCGTACAGTGACCCGATTCCACTGCCGCCGCAGTCGCTCCCTGGCACATCGGTGGACACCTCGCTGCCATCGCATGGTGAATACCACGCGGTGCAGGCGCACGACGGCAAGCCGGACACTGTCTTCTGGTCGTCCCGAGGTCCACAGGTCAATGATCACCTGACCGTGCGCTTCGATGAGCCAAGCAAAGGCGGCAATATCCGCGTGTTCACCGGTGGTGACGGCAAACACGCAGGGGACACACTGCGCAATGGCGTGGTGGAAGTGACCAGCGACGACAGCAAGTGGGTCGAGGTTGCAAAGTTCGACAACGGCATGGCGACCGGTGAGGTTCCTGCGGGGACGCTCGCTGTACGCATGCGCGCTACTGGCAACCAGGAGAACTGGCTGATTGTCAAGGAGGTGGTGATCGAAGAGGTTCGCCGCGACTAA
- a CDS encoding phytoene/squalene synthase family protein, whose translation MANEGQSVGQSNASEGDHESRDALAITRRAKSNLAFALARMPKVRRQDMITFYAFCRVIDDIADDEGIATDDRRRQLSRWMNAVAQPTAELPEESLEHAVADLRDRYDITTEQLQGVVEGVSMDLEPLRFETAGDLEHYCYHVASLVGLVSIEVFGYTDRRCHEFAVQLGYALQWTNIIRDVATDVRNGGRIYLPMADLRQFGVTPEGLENESPEAGFAALMEHQYQRAVGYYDAAMRALPEADRRSMRPALVMARIYRELLEKIRNDGFRVFSTDYRLSRWRKLWLLLTT comes from the coding sequence ATGGCGAACGAGGGTCAATCGGTTGGACAGAGCAACGCGTCGGAAGGCGACCACGAGTCCCGTGACGCGCTGGCGATCACACGTCGAGCCAAGTCGAATCTGGCATTTGCCTTGGCGAGAATGCCCAAAGTGCGGCGCCAGGACATGATCACATTCTACGCATTCTGTCGGGTGATCGACGACATTGCCGACGACGAAGGAATCGCGACCGATGATCGCCGCCGGCAGCTCAGCCGCTGGATGAATGCGGTTGCGCAGCCCACAGCCGAACTCCCCGAGGAGTCGCTTGAGCATGCGGTAGCAGACCTGCGTGACCGCTACGATATTACAACCGAGCAGCTGCAAGGTGTGGTCGAAGGGGTTTCAATGGACCTGGAGCCACTGCGCTTCGAGACCGCCGGGGATTTGGAGCATTACTGCTACCATGTGGCGTCACTGGTCGGCTTGGTGAGTATTGAGGTTTTTGGATATACGGATCGTCGCTGCCATGAGTTCGCCGTTCAGTTAGGCTATGCTCTACAGTGGACCAACATCATCCGCGACGTGGCAACCGACGTGCGCAATGGCGGACGAATCTATCTACCAATGGCAGACTTGCGGCAGTTTGGAGTAACCCCAGAGGGATTGGAGAACGAATCGCCGGAAGCTGGTTTTGCTGCATTGATGGAGCATCAATACCAGCGGGCGGTTGGGTATTATGATGCGGCGATGCGCGCGTTGCCGGAGGCGGACAGGCGATCAATGCGCCCGGCATTGGTGATGGCGCGCATTTATCGTGAATTGCTCGAGAAGATCCGCAATGATGGCTTTCGTGTGTTTTCGACCGATTACCGTTTGAGTCGATGGCGCAAGCTGTGGTTGTTGCTGACGACCTAG